In Streptomyces sp. NBC_00433, a single genomic region encodes these proteins:
- a CDS encoding beta-ketoacyl-[acyl-carrier-protein] synthase family protein, whose protein sequence is MSGRRRIVVTGIGVVAPGGATRKAFWQLITDGRTATRRISLFNPAQFRSQLAAEVDFDPLAAGLTRQEVFRNDRSVQFALVAADEAMADSGLDLDGGFDHDRMAVCLGSAVGASTRLEDEYVVASDGGRNWLVEPEFASDFLYQAWVPSSMAAEVAYRYGAHGPASVVSTGCTSGIDAIGQAYQLIQDDMADIMVAGASDAPITPISIACFDAIGATSTRNDDPEHASRPFDATRDGFVMGEGSAVLILEEYEHARRRDAHIYAEIAGYANRCNAFHMTGLRPDGLEMAAAIGSALEQARLDPTALDYVNAHGSGTKQNDRHETAAIKRSLGAHAFQVPVSSIKSMVGHSLGAIGSIEVAATALAIEHNVVPPTANYAHPDPLCDLDYVPNTARDHRVRAALSVGSGFGGFQSAIVLAGVR, encoded by the coding sequence ATGAGCGGCCGCCGGCGCATCGTGGTCACCGGGATCGGCGTGGTCGCGCCCGGTGGCGCCACCCGGAAGGCGTTCTGGCAGCTGATCACCGACGGGCGCACCGCGACCCGCAGGATCTCGCTGTTCAACCCGGCGCAGTTCCGCTCCCAACTGGCCGCCGAGGTCGACTTCGACCCGCTCGCCGCGGGTCTGACCCGGCAGGAGGTCTTCCGCAACGACCGCTCCGTCCAGTTCGCGCTGGTCGCCGCCGACGAGGCGATGGCCGACTCGGGCCTGGACCTGGACGGCGGGTTCGACCACGACCGGATGGCGGTGTGCCTGGGCAGCGCGGTCGGCGCGAGCACCCGCCTTGAGGACGAATACGTGGTCGCCAGCGACGGCGGCCGGAACTGGCTGGTCGAGCCGGAGTTCGCCTCCGACTTCCTCTACCAGGCGTGGGTGCCCAGCAGCATGGCCGCCGAGGTCGCCTACCGCTACGGCGCGCACGGCCCGGCGTCGGTGGTCTCCACCGGCTGCACCTCGGGCATCGACGCGATCGGCCAGGCCTACCAGCTGATCCAGGACGACATGGCCGACATCATGGTCGCCGGCGCGAGCGACGCGCCCATCACGCCGATCTCGATCGCCTGCTTCGACGCCATCGGCGCCACCAGTACGCGCAACGACGACCCCGAGCACGCCTCCCGCCCGTTCGACGCGACCCGCGACGGGTTCGTGATGGGCGAGGGATCGGCCGTGCTCATCCTCGAGGAGTACGAGCACGCCCGGCGGCGGGACGCGCACATCTACGCGGAGATCGCCGGCTACGCCAACCGGTGCAACGCCTTCCACATGACCGGGCTGCGTCCCGACGGCCTGGAGATGGCCGCCGCGATCGGCAGCGCGCTGGAGCAGGCCCGGCTGGACCCCACCGCACTGGACTACGTCAACGCGCACGGCTCGGGCACCAAGCAGAACGACCGGCACGAGACCGCCGCCATCAAGCGCAGCCTGGGCGCGCACGCCTTCCAGGTGCCGGTCAGCTCCATCAAGTCCATGGTCGGGCACTCCCTCGGCGCGATCGGCTCCATCGAAGTAGCCGCCACCGCGCTGGCCATCGAGCACAACGTCGTGCCGCCCACCGCCAACTACGCCCACCCCGACCCGCTGTGCGACCTGGACTACGTGCCCAACACCGCGCGGGACCACCGGGTGCGGGCCGCGCTGTCGGTCGGCAGCGGCTTCGGCGGCTTCCAGTCGGCGATCGTCCTGGCCGGGGTCCGCTGA
- a CDS encoding ketosynthase chain-length factor, with protein MAAVITGIGVVAPTGIGAAEHWRATLAGELAVRPIEAFDAGRYATTLAGQVPGFDVAEHVPDRLAVQTDRWTWLAFAATGMALDDAGYDPSAHDPYATSVILGSGSGGNEFGQREIQALWSRGRKAVGAYQSIAWFYAASTGQLAIHHGAKGPCGVLVSDAASGIDSLGWADRAIRRGTGAVLAGGTEAPIAPYALTAQMAGGRLSTATDPRAGYKPFDRAANGHLPGEGGAVLVVEDESAARARSAPEGYGVIAGYAATQDAHHYRDTAQDGRQYARAIESALRRAGARPDEVDLVLADGAGRPDADAAEAAALCSVFGPHGVPVTAPQGLVGRLLAGGSALNVATALLAMRAGVVPPVGNLDDPDPAYGLDLVREPRERRLDTVVVTARGQGGFNSALVLRSPAAQGVKRLASGGPDGGR; from the coding sequence ATGGCCGCCGTGATCACCGGGATCGGCGTCGTCGCGCCGACCGGCATCGGCGCGGCCGAGCACTGGCGCGCGACCCTCGCGGGTGAGTTGGCGGTGCGGCCCATCGAGGCCTTCGACGCCGGCCGCTACGCCACCACGCTGGCCGGCCAGGTGCCCGGTTTCGACGTCGCCGAGCACGTACCCGACCGGCTGGCCGTCCAGACCGACCGGTGGACCTGGCTCGCCTTCGCCGCGACCGGCATGGCCCTCGACGACGCGGGCTACGACCCCTCCGCCCACGACCCGTACGCCACCTCGGTCATCCTGGGCAGCGGTTCCGGCGGCAACGAATTCGGCCAGCGGGAGATCCAGGCGCTGTGGAGCCGGGGCCGCAAGGCGGTCGGCGCCTACCAGTCCATCGCCTGGTTCTACGCCGCGAGCACCGGCCAACTGGCCATCCACCACGGTGCCAAGGGGCCCTGCGGGGTGCTGGTCTCCGACGCGGCGTCCGGCATCGACAGCCTCGGCTGGGCCGACCGGGCGATCAGGCGCGGCACCGGCGCCGTGCTGGCCGGCGGCACCGAGGCCCCGATCGCGCCCTACGCGCTGACCGCCCAGATGGCGGGCGGCCGGCTGTCCACCGCGACCGACCCGCGGGCCGGCTACAAGCCGTTCGACCGGGCGGCCAACGGCCACCTGCCCGGCGAGGGCGGCGCGGTGCTGGTGGTGGAGGACGAGTCCGCCGCGCGTGCCAGGTCGGCGCCCGAGGGCTACGGCGTGATCGCCGGCTACGCGGCCACCCAGGACGCGCACCACTACCGGGACACCGCACAGGACGGGCGGCAGTACGCCCGAGCGATCGAGTCGGCGCTGCGCCGGGCCGGCGCGCGCCCGGACGAGGTGGACCTGGTGCTCGCCGACGGCGCCGGGCGCCCGGACGCCGACGCCGCGGAAGCGGCGGCGCTGTGCTCGGTGTTCGGCCCGCACGGGGTGCCGGTCACCGCGCCGCAGGGCCTGGTCGGCCGACTGCTGGCCGGCGGCTCCGCGCTCAACGTGGCCACGGCGCTGCTGGCCATGCGGGCCGGCGTCGTCCCGCCGGTGGGCAACCTGGACGACCCCGACCCGGCCTACGGCCTCGACCTGGTGCGCGAACCGCGCGAACGCCGGCTCGACACCGTCGTGGTGACCGCGCGCGGCCAGGGCGGGTTCAACAGCGCGCTGGTGCTGCGCAGCCCCGCCGCGCAAGGCGTGAAGCGGCTCGCGTCGGGGGGGCCGGACGGCGGCAGATAG
- a CDS encoding response regulator transcription factor codes for MDLDSFDIEDLLSRQLVSRTAEESVKVLALSANLDPGTALKVLLGGAQGFLHKDTPVQGLVDAIRAVDRGGVALDPQVASELVTALRFSGPSGVPSGPGNGVKLTPRQRQILGLIGHGLTNVEIADQLQLGRPTVKTHISSLLRTLDLRDRTQLAVYACTHGFRAHAAVP; via the coding sequence ATGGACCTCGACAGCTTCGACATCGAGGACCTGCTGTCGAGGCAGCTGGTGAGCCGGACCGCGGAGGAGTCGGTCAAGGTGCTCGCCCTGTCCGCCAACCTGGACCCGGGCACGGCGCTCAAGGTGCTCCTCGGGGGCGCCCAGGGGTTCCTGCACAAGGACACGCCGGTGCAGGGGCTCGTGGACGCGATCCGGGCGGTGGACCGCGGCGGCGTGGCCCTCGATCCGCAGGTGGCCAGCGAACTGGTCACCGCGCTGCGCTTCAGCGGGCCTTCCGGTGTGCCGTCCGGGCCGGGGAACGGGGTGAAGCTCACCCCCCGGCAGCGGCAGATCCTCGGCCTGATCGGCCACGGACTGACCAACGTGGAGATCGCCGACCAGCTGCAGCTGGGCAGACCCACGGTGAAGACGCACATCTCCTCGCTGCTGCGCACGCTCGACCTGCGCGACCGGACCCAGCTGGCGGTCTACGCCTGTACGCACGGTTTCCGGGCGCACGCGGCGGTCCCCTGA